In a genomic window of Lagopus muta isolate bLagMut1 chromosome 2, bLagMut1 primary, whole genome shotgun sequence:
- the CEP162 gene encoding centrosomal protein of 162 kDa isoform X2 has translation MAHQCSNEELDKQFEEFLKESLSDDSPGNSEKKSSVLETLGLPRKKETKQKDAVPWWLCEEDLDDGDFQTRFVKLRDKKERMEIHDEVVENSEQKIPRSDFQSEILEASESTVKKALQLTGETDENMHPEEMQLRKSHGVAFSLSRDSLETNDSFVASVPNQSNTGVGLDTLEEQEEKEIFFAKLEQEASSPIDYSRLNKELNSSDSVMLAPFVRNEKSEKEVESTPEEKCSYSEDFEEETAADPAFKTEESQEPNAGMLAKVVLLDSQDSTTELQKAAETSGVALSENDLPQEVSGIEMNEAGTLHGETTSDTEALHRAYHHVNQSLGDTDEQKIHDSSMAVSKCLPQVTSQNHDLYSKNTSTTESDLPTVEEFMRPIKGDPYNARCFDLEPESPVKVIGSMVNELVNHLPYKEHQNNSVWETSLLEKFNREDSIFLQTAANEDSFQRMTEKEIQTSEVQPDVLSEEVIQDCLLSQGSKTEQVLQSCCLKNEKSESTTTKQMYKNIRSTTPLHKKKSSYSPHGVVRSSGYGKSTSYSKQSMPATERKIPKETLKKNIMKSRSPADRARSKEALFTTRTIRSATNELKEDINRAVSDQSVHNLGHQVVDSCRHHHRDLPVSPVKSCERELRLLRRAQIAEEDLNSARDLIQQLTSTVSEKEKEMETKMVELKTHYEKELSQLGQENYVLQSKLRSVEELSKEKRWIHHTATVPVSEEKLSQIRKEMEDQEVIIQGYQQENERLYKQMKELQIQNKKNEEQMYKENQCLMSELITLREKIERTTIQSQIVQESELTRNQSFTELISELRAARKEETKLREEVKRLKQDKQALELDLGQAKKERDLAKVQITSTSSEKSYEFKVMEESYKQEILHLKRRLHWYAENQDLLDKDAARLKDAREEIEKLKQEVEKLRAEAGDHQCVQQKKRLRDRAADARRIQDLERQIKEMEGILRRRYPNSLPALIYAAATAEKTDELSAKTNTIDFLERRIKKLETELEGKDDEAKTSLRAMEQQFQKIKMQYEQRLVELEQLLAYKWKSGSPKLNSDKANSVELELQLQNLKKTHQITVENLQTEIENLKSQNSQLKLRSKKDNKDLQSTDWQAKQGNTKEKLLKLNQELITKNREIQDLTKTVEKLQKERMAMLSDNNLRNKTDNKENCQEILKKNIAATENRNSITSEPSVGIFNNDKIYQPRTFSDSNVLEVLQENARLKEELEKLSLEMNQQRVKSQATLAYSENNLRRIQEDTSEYVAALKASHQREVEKILSQYTKEHSASKVAELNGRISTQEILIKHLQEQISEHQRHQEALLVSQMREEFLQKEVAKLLEELREAKESQSPEMKHFLCLEKKIKHIETRHAVREQELLKAAQLTQHITEGRQSREAERWRKLAQRKNEELERFRVELDSILDVLRELQKQGVVIPAPNCSGLINR, from the exons AAATCCTTGAAGCCAGCGAAAGCACTGTCAAGAAGGCTTTGCAGCTTACAGGGGAGACTGATGAAAACATGCATCCAGAAGAGATGCAGCTTCGGAAGAGTCATGGAGTCGCTTTCTCATTAAGTAGAGACAGCCTGGAAACAAATG ATTCCTTTGTAGCTTCTGTTCCTAATCAAAGTAATACAGGAGTTGGATTGGATACCTTGgaagaacaagaggaaaaagagatcTTTTTTGCTAAACTTGAACAAGAAGCTTCCTCACCTATTGATTATTCAAGATTAAATAAAGAGCTGAATTCCAGCGATTCTGTAATGTTAGCACCATTTGTACG aaatgaaaaaagtgaaaaagaagtgGAATCCACACCTGAAGAGAAAT GCAGCTACAGTGAAGattttgaagaagaaacagctgctgaTCCTGcctttaaaactgaagaaagtcAG gAACCAAACGCTGGCATGCTGGCTAAAG TTGTACTACTTGATTCACAAGATTCAACTACAGAacttcagaaagctgctgaaacaTCAGGTGTAGCTCTAAGTGAAAATGATCTGCCTCAAGAAGTTAGTGGAATTGAAATGAATGAAGCAG GCACTTTGCATGGAGAAACTACCAGTGACACTGAAGCCTTACACCGTGCGTATCATCACGTTAATCAGTCTTTGGGAGACACTGATGAGCAAAAAATACATGATTCTTCAATGGCTGTTTCAAAATGCTTGCCACAAGTTACTTCACAAAATCATGATCTCTATTCAAAAAACACATCAACTACTGAGTCAG ATTTGCCTACTGTGGAAGAATTTATGAGACCTATTAAAGGAGATCCCTATAATGCCAGATGTTTTGATTTGGAACCTGAAag TCCCGTGAAGGTGATAGGCAGCATGGTAAATGAACTTGTCAATCATTTACCCTATAAAGAGCACCAAAATAATTCGGTTTGGGAGACAAGCTTACTTGAAAAATTTAACAGAGAAGACAGCATCTTTCTACAGACAGCTGCAAATGAAGATAGCTTTCAGAGAATgactgagaaagaaattcagaCCAGTGAAGTACAACCTGATGTGCTAAGTGAAGAGGTAATACAAGACTGTCTGCTTTCACAAGGCAGCAAAACTGAAcag GTTCTGCAGTCTTGTTGCTTGAAGAACGAAAAATCAGAATCAACAACAACTAAACAAATGTACAAGAATATCAGAAGTACAACACCTTTACATAAAAAGAAGTCTTCATATAGTCCTCACGGGGTGGTTAGAAGTTCTGGATATGGGAAATCCACTTCATACTCAAAACAGTCCATGCCAgctactgaaaggaaaataccaaaagaaactttgaaaaaaaacattatgaaaTCTAGAAGTCCTGCAGATAGAGCAAGATCTAAAG AAGCCTTATTTACTACAAGGACAATAAGATCTGCAACAAATGAACTTAAAGAGGATATTAACAGAGCTGTGTCTGACCAATCAGTTCATAATCTTGGACACCAAGTTGTGGATTCTTGCAGACATCATCATCGT GATTTACCAGTTTCTCCTGTCAAAAGTTGTGAGAGGGAACTACGTTTGCTAAGACGAGCACAAATTGCTGAGGAGGACCTGAATAGTGCACGTGATTTGATTCAACAGCTAACCAGCACagtttcagaaaaggagaaagaaatggagacAAAGATGGTAGAACTGAAAACACACTATGAAAAAGAGCTTTCTCAGCTGGGTCAAGAAAACTATGTTCTTCAGAGCAAG ttGAGAAGTGTGGAAGAGCTGTCTAAGGAGAAGAGATGGATCCATCATACAGCAACAGTTCCTGtctctgaagaaaaactgtCACAAATAcgaaaagaaatggaagatcAGGAGGTCATTATTCAAGGTTATCAACAG GAAAATGAGAGGTTATACAAACAGATGAAAGAGCTgcaaatccaaaacaaaaaaaatgaggaaCAAATGTATAAGGAGAATCAGTGTTTAATGTCTGAGTTAATAACCCTAAG agaaaagaTAGAAAGGACTACCATCCAGTCACAAATTGTGCAGGAATCTGAACTAACCAGAAATCAAAGTTTCACAGAGTTGATTTCAGAGCTTCGAGCAGCACGG aaagaagaaactaaATTACGAGAAGAGGTAAAACGGCTTAAACAAGATAAACAAGCTCTTGAGTTAGACCTGGGGCaagcaaagaaagagagagatctAGCAAAAGTCCAGATTACATCCACATCAA GTGAGAAGTCTTATGAATTTAAAGTTATGGAAGAATCATACAAGCAGGAAATTCTCCATCTAAAAAGGCGGCTTCATTGGTATGCAGAAAATCAAGATCTTCTAGATAAAGATGCAGCCCGTCTTAAAGATGcaagagaagaaattgaaaaactgaaacaagag GTCGAGAAGCTCAGAGCTGAAGCTGGAGATCATCAGTGTGTGCAACAGAAGAAGCGTTTGAGAGACAGAGCGGCAGATGCTAGAAGAATTCAGGACCTTGAACGACAA atcAAAGAAATGGAAGGCATTCTAAGAAGGCGCTATCCAAATTCATTGCCTGCTTTGATTTatgctgctgctactgctgagAAAACTGATGAACTTTCagctaaaacaaacacaattgattttttggaaagaagaataaaaaaattagaaacagaACTTGAGGGTAAAGATGATGAAGCTAAAACAAGTCTCCGTGCCATGGAACAGCAGTTTCAAAAGATAAAG ATGCAGTATGAGCAAAGACTTGTAGAGCTTGAGCAACTACTTGCTTACAAGTGGAAGAGTGGATCACCAAAACTGAACAGTGATAAAGCCAATTCTGTTGAACTTGAACTGCAGCTTCAGAATCTGAAGAAGACCCATCAGATTACTGTTGAAAACCTCCAGACAGAAATTGAAAACCTCAAGAGTCAAAATTCCCAACTAAAACTCAGAAGTAAGAAGGATAATAAAGACTTACAGTCAACAGATTGGCAAGCAAAACAAGGTAACACAAAAGAGAAACTGCTGAAACTAAACCAAGAGCTGATCacaaaaaatagagaaatacaaGACCTTACAAAAACTGTAGAGaaacttcaaaaagaaaggaTGGCAATGTTGTCCGAtaataatttaagaaataaaactgataaTAAGGAAAACTGCCAAGAGATCTTGAAAAAGAATATCGCAGCAACAGAGAACAGGAATTCCATCACCAGCGAACCCTCTGTAGGCATTTTTAACAATGACAAAATATACCAGCCACGTACCTTTTCTGATTCTAATGTCCTGGAAGTTCTGCAAGAAAACGCACGGTTGAAGGAGGAGCTAGAAAAATTGTCTCTAGAAATGAACCAGCAGAGGGTGAAGTCTCAGGCAACACTGGcttattctgaaaataatttaagaag GATACAGGAAGACACATCAGAATATGTTGCAGCTCTGAAAGCTTCCCATCAAAGAGAAGTAGAGAAGATTCTTTCTCAGTACACAAAAGAGCATTCTGCTTCCAAAGTAGCTGAACTAAATGGCAGAATTTCAACACAAGAG attttaataaaacatcTGCAAGAACAAATCAGCGAACATCAGAGACATCAGGAAGCCCTCCTAGTTTCACAAATGCGAGAGGAATTCCTGCAAAAAGAG GTTGCGAAATTGTTGGAAGAATTGAGAGAAGCTAAGGAAAGCCAGAGCcctgaaatgaaacatttcttgtGCCTGGAAAAGAAGATCAAGCATATTGAGACCCGGCATGCAGTAAGAGAACAAGAACTTCTAAAG GCAGCACAGCTAACACAGCACATCACTGAGGGAAGGCAAAGCCGTGAAGCTGAGAGGTGGCGTAAGCTGGCACAGCGGAAGAATGAAGAGCTGGAGAGATTTCGAGTGGAATTGGATTCCATATTGGATGTCTTACGGGAACTGCAGAAACAGGGGGTCGTTATTCCAGCGCCTAATTGCAGTGGACTCATTAACAGATAA
- the CEP162 gene encoding centrosomal protein of 162 kDa isoform X3, whose translation MAHQCSNEELDKQFEEFLKESLSDDSPGNSEKKSSVLETLGLPRKKETKQKDAVPWWLCEEDLDDGDFQTRFVKLRDKKERMEIHDEVVENSEQKIPRSDFQSEILEASESTVKKALQLTGETDENMHPEEMQLRKSHGVAFSLSRDSLETNDSFVASVPNQSNTGVGLDTLEEQEEKEIFFAKLEQEASSPIDYSRLNKELNSSDSVINEKSEKEVESTPEEKCGSYSEDFEEETAADPAFKTEESQEPNAGMLAKVVLLDSQDSTTELQKAAETSGVALSENDLPQEVSGIEMNEAGTLHGETTSDTEALHRAYHHVNQSLGDTDEQKIHDSSMAVSKCLPQVTSQNHDLYSKNTSTTESDLPTVEEFMRPIKGDPYNARCFDLEPESPVKVIGSMVNELVNHLPYKEHQNNSVWETSLLEKFNREDSIFLQTAANEDSFQRMTEKEIQTSEVQPDVLSEEVIQDCLLSQGSKTEQVLQSCCLKNEKSESTTTKQMYKNIRSTTPLHKKKSSYSPHGVVRSSGYGKSTSYSKQSMPATERKIPKETLKKNIMKSRSPADRARSKEALFTTRTIRSATNELKEDINRAVSDQSVHNLGHQVVDSCRHHHRDLPVSPVKSCERELRLLRRAQIAEEDLNSARDLIQQLTSTVSEKEKEMETKMVELKTHYEKELSQLGQENYVLQSKLRSVEELSKEKRWIHHTATVPVSEEKLSQIRKEMEDQEVIIQGYQQENERLYKQMKELQIQNKKNEEQMYKENQCLMSELITLREKIERTTIQSQIVQESELTRNQSFTELISELRAARKEETKLREEVKRLKQDKQALELDLGQAKKERDLAKVQITSTSSEKSYEFKVMEESYKQEILHLKRRLHWYAENQDLLDKDAARLKDAREEIEKLKQEVEKLRAEAGDHQCVQQKKRLRDRAADARRIQDLERQIKEMEGILRRRYPNSLPALIYAAATAEKTDELSAKTNTIDFLERRIKKLETELEGKDDEAKTSLRAMEQQFQKIKMQYEQRLVELEQLLAYKWKSGSPKLNSDKANSVELELQLQNLKKTHQITVENLQTEIENLKSQNSQLKLRSKKDNKDLQSTDWQAKQGNTKEKLLKLNQELITKNREIQDLTKTVEKLQKERMAMLSDNNLRNKTDNKENCQEILKKNIAATENRNSITSEPSVGIFNNDKIYQPRTFSDSNVLEVLQENARLKEELEKLSLEMNQQRVKSQATLAYSENNLRRIQEDTSEYVAALKASHQREVEKILSQYTKEHSASKVAELNGRISTQEILIKHLQEQISEHQRHQEALLVSQMREEFLQKEVAKLLEELREAKESQSPEMKHFLCLEKKIKHIETRHAVREQELLKAAQLTQHITEGRQSREAERWRKLAQRKNEELERFRVELDSILDVLRELQKQGVVIPAPNCSGLINR comes from the exons AAATCCTTGAAGCCAGCGAAAGCACTGTCAAGAAGGCTTTGCAGCTTACAGGGGAGACTGATGAAAACATGCATCCAGAAGAGATGCAGCTTCGGAAGAGTCATGGAGTCGCTTTCTCATTAAGTAGAGACAGCCTGGAAACAAATG ATTCCTTTGTAGCTTCTGTTCCTAATCAAAGTAATACAGGAGTTGGATTGGATACCTTGgaagaacaagaggaaaaagagatcTTTTTTGCTAAACTTGAACAAGAAGCTTCCTCACCTATTGATTATTCAAGATTAAATAAAGAGCTGAATTCCAGCGATTCTGTAAT aaatgaaaaaagtgaaaaagaagtgGAATCCACACCTGAAGAGAAATGTG GCAGCTACAGTGAAGattttgaagaagaaacagctgctgaTCCTGcctttaaaactgaagaaagtcAG gAACCAAACGCTGGCATGCTGGCTAAAG TTGTACTACTTGATTCACAAGATTCAACTACAGAacttcagaaagctgctgaaacaTCAGGTGTAGCTCTAAGTGAAAATGATCTGCCTCAAGAAGTTAGTGGAATTGAAATGAATGAAGCAG GCACTTTGCATGGAGAAACTACCAGTGACACTGAAGCCTTACACCGTGCGTATCATCACGTTAATCAGTCTTTGGGAGACACTGATGAGCAAAAAATACATGATTCTTCAATGGCTGTTTCAAAATGCTTGCCACAAGTTACTTCACAAAATCATGATCTCTATTCAAAAAACACATCAACTACTGAGTCAG ATTTGCCTACTGTGGAAGAATTTATGAGACCTATTAAAGGAGATCCCTATAATGCCAGATGTTTTGATTTGGAACCTGAAag TCCCGTGAAGGTGATAGGCAGCATGGTAAATGAACTTGTCAATCATTTACCCTATAAAGAGCACCAAAATAATTCGGTTTGGGAGACAAGCTTACTTGAAAAATTTAACAGAGAAGACAGCATCTTTCTACAGACAGCTGCAAATGAAGATAGCTTTCAGAGAATgactgagaaagaaattcagaCCAGTGAAGTACAACCTGATGTGCTAAGTGAAGAGGTAATACAAGACTGTCTGCTTTCACAAGGCAGCAAAACTGAAcag GTTCTGCAGTCTTGTTGCTTGAAGAACGAAAAATCAGAATCAACAACAACTAAACAAATGTACAAGAATATCAGAAGTACAACACCTTTACATAAAAAGAAGTCTTCATATAGTCCTCACGGGGTGGTTAGAAGTTCTGGATATGGGAAATCCACTTCATACTCAAAACAGTCCATGCCAgctactgaaaggaaaataccaaaagaaactttgaaaaaaaacattatgaaaTCTAGAAGTCCTGCAGATAGAGCAAGATCTAAAG AAGCCTTATTTACTACAAGGACAATAAGATCTGCAACAAATGAACTTAAAGAGGATATTAACAGAGCTGTGTCTGACCAATCAGTTCATAATCTTGGACACCAAGTTGTGGATTCTTGCAGACATCATCATCGT GATTTACCAGTTTCTCCTGTCAAAAGTTGTGAGAGGGAACTACGTTTGCTAAGACGAGCACAAATTGCTGAGGAGGACCTGAATAGTGCACGTGATTTGATTCAACAGCTAACCAGCACagtttcagaaaaggagaaagaaatggagacAAAGATGGTAGAACTGAAAACACACTATGAAAAAGAGCTTTCTCAGCTGGGTCAAGAAAACTATGTTCTTCAGAGCAAG ttGAGAAGTGTGGAAGAGCTGTCTAAGGAGAAGAGATGGATCCATCATACAGCAACAGTTCCTGtctctgaagaaaaactgtCACAAATAcgaaaagaaatggaagatcAGGAGGTCATTATTCAAGGTTATCAACAG GAAAATGAGAGGTTATACAAACAGATGAAAGAGCTgcaaatccaaaacaaaaaaaatgaggaaCAAATGTATAAGGAGAATCAGTGTTTAATGTCTGAGTTAATAACCCTAAG agaaaagaTAGAAAGGACTACCATCCAGTCACAAATTGTGCAGGAATCTGAACTAACCAGAAATCAAAGTTTCACAGAGTTGATTTCAGAGCTTCGAGCAGCACGG aaagaagaaactaaATTACGAGAAGAGGTAAAACGGCTTAAACAAGATAAACAAGCTCTTGAGTTAGACCTGGGGCaagcaaagaaagagagagatctAGCAAAAGTCCAGATTACATCCACATCAA GTGAGAAGTCTTATGAATTTAAAGTTATGGAAGAATCATACAAGCAGGAAATTCTCCATCTAAAAAGGCGGCTTCATTGGTATGCAGAAAATCAAGATCTTCTAGATAAAGATGCAGCCCGTCTTAAAGATGcaagagaagaaattgaaaaactgaaacaagag GTCGAGAAGCTCAGAGCTGAAGCTGGAGATCATCAGTGTGTGCAACAGAAGAAGCGTTTGAGAGACAGAGCGGCAGATGCTAGAAGAATTCAGGACCTTGAACGACAA atcAAAGAAATGGAAGGCATTCTAAGAAGGCGCTATCCAAATTCATTGCCTGCTTTGATTTatgctgctgctactgctgagAAAACTGATGAACTTTCagctaaaacaaacacaattgattttttggaaagaagaataaaaaaattagaaacagaACTTGAGGGTAAAGATGATGAAGCTAAAACAAGTCTCCGTGCCATGGAACAGCAGTTTCAAAAGATAAAG ATGCAGTATGAGCAAAGACTTGTAGAGCTTGAGCAACTACTTGCTTACAAGTGGAAGAGTGGATCACCAAAACTGAACAGTGATAAAGCCAATTCTGTTGAACTTGAACTGCAGCTTCAGAATCTGAAGAAGACCCATCAGATTACTGTTGAAAACCTCCAGACAGAAATTGAAAACCTCAAGAGTCAAAATTCCCAACTAAAACTCAGAAGTAAGAAGGATAATAAAGACTTACAGTCAACAGATTGGCAAGCAAAACAAGGTAACACAAAAGAGAAACTGCTGAAACTAAACCAAGAGCTGATCacaaaaaatagagaaatacaaGACCTTACAAAAACTGTAGAGaaacttcaaaaagaaaggaTGGCAATGTTGTCCGAtaataatttaagaaataaaactgataaTAAGGAAAACTGCCAAGAGATCTTGAAAAAGAATATCGCAGCAACAGAGAACAGGAATTCCATCACCAGCGAACCCTCTGTAGGCATTTTTAACAATGACAAAATATACCAGCCACGTACCTTTTCTGATTCTAATGTCCTGGAAGTTCTGCAAGAAAACGCACGGTTGAAGGAGGAGCTAGAAAAATTGTCTCTAGAAATGAACCAGCAGAGGGTGAAGTCTCAGGCAACACTGGcttattctgaaaataatttaagaag GATACAGGAAGACACATCAGAATATGTTGCAGCTCTGAAAGCTTCCCATCAAAGAGAAGTAGAGAAGATTCTTTCTCAGTACACAAAAGAGCATTCTGCTTCCAAAGTAGCTGAACTAAATGGCAGAATTTCAACACAAGAG attttaataaaacatcTGCAAGAACAAATCAGCGAACATCAGAGACATCAGGAAGCCCTCCTAGTTTCACAAATGCGAGAGGAATTCCTGCAAAAAGAG GTTGCGAAATTGTTGGAAGAATTGAGAGAAGCTAAGGAAAGCCAGAGCcctgaaatgaaacatttcttgtGCCTGGAAAAGAAGATCAAGCATATTGAGACCCGGCATGCAGTAAGAGAACAAGAACTTCTAAAG GCAGCACAGCTAACACAGCACATCACTGAGGGAAGGCAAAGCCGTGAAGCTGAGAGGTGGCGTAAGCTGGCACAGCGGAAGAATGAAGAGCTGGAGAGATTTCGAGTGGAATTGGATTCCATATTGGATGTCTTACGGGAACTGCAGAAACAGGGGGTCGTTATTCCAGCGCCTAATTGCAGTGGACTCATTAACAGATAA